The Pseudobacteroides sp. region GAAAGCATGCATCTACTAAGGATGCAGCTGAAGTATACAAAAGATTAGTTACTGATCAATCGCCTTGGCCCGATGGATTTACACCAACTAATGATGTACTTAAGCCGAGAACACGGTTTGAAATGGCATTAGGCCCGGGCCAGCCAGTTACTACGCCTGGTAAGTTTGGTACATTTGATACAATAAAAGATGTGGATTTTGTTCGAAATGACCTTGCAGTAAAACAAGATTGGAAACCTGATCTTGATAGAGTTGTTACATATGAAGTTACAAAGGATTTACCAGTAAAACTTGGTCCTGTAGGACCTCAAATTGATAAACCTGTGGGTAAATATCTCCCAGGTGGTGCAAGTCAATTGGAAATGATGGTAGCTCCAGGAGATAGGATGAATCACCTCAAGGTAGTAAGCGTTAGGAATATATAACTTGAATAAACTAAAGGAATGATATAAACATGAAAATAGATAATTTCAAATTTGATAAGGATACAAACACAATCTCATTACGCTTGGATGAAAAACCAGTATCAATAACATGCCAACATTTACAAAATGCCTTACTATATAAAAAAGCAAATATTATACTAGCACTTACAGGAGAAGGAAATTTACCTTCAATTCTTGTAGGGTTTTCAGTTGAGGGTGATAAAAAATTTGAGGTTGGCCCTCCTGAAGGATTTTCATTTTACTATTTAGTTGACCATCCGCAAGCAGATGCAGTTGTAGTGTGCGTATCGGAGAAATATGTTGAGGGACGGACAGACTGGCACTTTTCTGTTGACATATCAAGTGGAAAGCTTTCAAGACTGTGTCCTGCGTATTAATAAGAAATATTATTAATCATAGTTATTCGAATAAATACAGTGTTAAAAGAAATTTAATTTTCATTCATGGCTGGATTCAGTGGCGTGTCCAGCTTTCTTGGTGTGTTTAAAATGCAACAGGCTTATTATCTTATATTTCTTCGGAGTCTCTCTGGAGGTACTGACGAAGTGAATCTGGGAAAGGCCCCCCACCCTTTAGTAAGGCTAGCGAAGCGGTGCTCTAGAACCTGCGGAGTTGCTAATAAGTATCTGAAAGTTACTTGTAGTAGGCTTGCAGAGCCAGTACAGGGAAAGCTAGCTATAAAAAACTTTTATAGCTAGCTTTCCCTGTGACTGTAAGTAAATTTATGTGTCTTTGCAGAAAATTTGTTTTTCAGTACTTCTTATTTGAAATTATAGGTGTAGCTGTTGTAACATATGTACCTGATACATATTGTAATTCCGCTGTATTATGGTAGTCAGAGCTATTATAGGAGCATATACTAAGGCATCTTGCAGCTACTTATATAATAGCTTATCAGTTACCCAGGAGTAATAGATTGATATACTGGCGTTGACTTTAAGTTACACAAATGATATACTATATAGGTAACCTTAGAGTTACGTTTTCTGTATCATCTTTAGTAATCGCATCAAATAAAAACTTTTTAAGGAGGTCAAAATTATGATAAGAGACTCGACTTAATAATTGTTGAATATTGACGAATATTGTTTTTCTTATTACAATACTTTATGGGAGTAATAATGTACTTATTTCTAAAAAATGTCATTTCGTAATATTATCTATAGCAAGTCTTAATACTTCCAAAAACTAAATTAATCTATATGGGGAGGAACAAAATGCTGAAAAGAAGACTAGTCTCAGCAATGCATCTTGCTGTGCTTATGACGGAAATAATTATAGGCTCGACAACAGCCTATGGTATAGAATTTCCAATTCCAGAAAAAATCGTAAGAACAACAAGCATACCAACTACCATCAGCTCAATGACGGATGAAATCAAGAAGAAAATACTAGAAGAGCTCGGCAAAATGCCATCACCTACACTGACGGTGTTATCACAAAATAAAACTGCCATAAGCTTTTTGTTTACTCATGGCAGTTTGTGTAATAAAACGTAACTCTAAGCATTTATAGTGCAGCTATTTTATACACTATACTTCGAATGTTTTGTTTTTTACAATACTTTCTATGCATTCTTTATCACATTCACTTAATTCAGACATTATTTCTATATACTTTTTAATTGACTTTTCTGAATTTAAAGCAAATAATGCAGCTACTGCAAGATGTCCAACGGTTTCAATACCAAATAATTTATTTTCTTTTTTCATATATATTTTTAATTTTGCCAATTTCTCTATAACTTCATCTTCTTTTATTCCTTTTCGAACTATTTTCAATATTGTATTACTTAAAACGTAATTATGTGGAATGTCTAAACATTTTATTAATTCTTCTTTGCTTAGCTTATCTTGCTGGATATCTTTTATTAAACTTAAATCACCCATAAATTCCTCTCTTTCTTAATATAAATATCAATATATCGGCATAATTCTAGATATTAAATCAAATCTTTCAGCTAGATAATTTTCCCATAACTGCTTTGATACTTCTTGTAATCCTAATCTGTCAGCCTCTTTAATTTCTTGCATATAAGCTCTTAATTCCCACATTATTCTTTCTTTAAAGTCTTCATACATTATTCTTCTGCCTGACCATCCACTAGCCATATCATCAAGAAAATGTTGATATTCATGCCTCAAAGCACTAAATGATGCATTCCTATCAATTATTATTTCTCCTGGAATACCCTGTGAACCAGGCGAGTATGCCATAGTTCCATTATCTGAATAACGCACTTTTCCTCCTGCTTGCTGAATTTTGCTTATAATGTCATTCCATTCATCTGGGTGAGAATGCAGACCTGCTCCTAATACATCCCTAAATGGATCAGCAGAATTCTTATTAAATACCTTTTTTGCCATCTTGGTTGCAATATCGTCAATTTCATCAAGTTTAGATGCATCAATTTGAGACTTAGGAATCCTGAACCTTAAGCCTTCCATTGTTTCAAATTCATAATAGTCTGTATATTTAAGAATTCTTTTTGCTTCTACAAATAAGTTCTCTACCTTAGTTGAAATAATGTTTTTTACCATGCCTACATATCCAGCTGCTGACTTCATAGCTTTAGCTACATCAGATGCAACTGCACCAGGTTTAAAAGCCTTACTAAGAATGCTTGTTAGAACCTGTGCTTCTTTCAATTGTCCAATCATCTGTATTGCAACTTTAGCAACAGTAATTTCAGAAACAAAGAAAGTTAAAACAAATCCAATAGCTCTTCCAATTGTTTTTCCTTTTTCGTAGCTATCAGCTTTTGAAAATTCTTCTGCATATGCTTTAGCCATTTCGTATATCATTTTTACAAGAAGTATTTTTTCATTTGGGAAGTACGGCAGTGGTGTTAACGCCGCCTTGTACAAAAAGCTTATACCATTTGCTGCTGCCAGCGGATCCCTTACTACTGCCTGAATGCCTGAAAAAATTCCTGATACAGTTTCTGCTGGAGTGCCAATAATACCATCGAATATGCCACCTAGGATACCACCCTTATCTTCACCGGAGATACCGTATTGAAGTTGTAACCAGACGTCTTTCATTCCTAGAGTAGGTGATTGCCAGTTTCTCACCCTATCAGTTACATAAATAAAATTCATATAGTAATCTGAAGCACTCTTACATTTTTCCTTATTATTTGGTGTTATTTTCCCATAAACAAGATCAATTTCTGGAGGACTTGGCATCCTCTTATACCATTCAAGCGGTGCAGGATTAAGATAAATGTTATCTTTAATAAGATCAAGATTAGTCCAATGTTTCAAAAATAATGCTTTATCCTCGAAAGACTTAAGTGCAGCATACGCATCCCATAATTTTGATGCTTCAATAAAATTTTTAACTGCAGTATTAAAGTTATTGTCCCAGTATGCATCCAATTGACCTGCACTATTCCTAATATTTGTTACTACAAACCTCCCTCCACCATTATACAATGCAGTATTAGGACTCATCAACTTTTCCATATTCTGCTTGGTAGTAACTAAATCTACAAGTCCCTGAGTTACTCTCAAATAATTGTCTACAGCCCATCTTATATATCTAACCTGTGCATAACACTTACTTTCAATATTTGTCATACGTGATATAACAAGATTTTCCGGCTGTTGTCCAAATCTGGAGATTGTAACAAATCCATCTTTATAGCCAATTGTATATGTTCCGCCAAGTTTATCCTTTAATCTGGCATCTATATATTCTCTTACTTTTACTCCTTCAGGCTTTACATTTTTTCTATCTAGCCAATACATTTTTCTATATTCGGTTAATTCAGTGGATGTTTTCAATCCTACATCTGTTTCATTCGGATTAGAATCCATAAATAGCTTCTTGAATCTTTCCACTGATGCTCTGGTAACATTTACATAACAACCAGTTGTCGCACCTTTATAAATTGTTCCGTCAGGATTTACCCAACATCCAAGTGCTTTTAAAACCTCCTGAAGTCTTGTTACATTTCCCATTGTCTTATTGTCATCATCTTTGTAATTAGCCAGATCAATGACTGAATTATCTGGAGTAAGGTAAATCTCATTATTTTGCTGGATATTAACAAGCTGTGATAGGGTATTATAAAATTGTGTAAGAGTAACTACTATTTCTCTATTGATGATAGTGCTGTTAGTGCTGTCAAAGGTTCCAGAATAATCGCCAATCGTAACCAATGCGGTATCACCAGTTCTTGTATAATCTCCTCCCCATTCAGCTACTAGATCTGTTAGGTATGCTTGACCAGGGGTTAAAGGTGTTTTTATTGTATCGCTTATACATATAGTGTACTCCCCAGTGCCATTTTCTTCATTATAATGACGGACAACCAGCCTATAATAAGCAGTTTCCTCTGGAGAAAAGGTAATATAGAAATTAGAGTCTTCGTCACTGTCATCATTTGAATCTAAAATCTCATATGAATAACCTCTTATATCTAAATATGTGTCTGTGTTGCCAGTGCTGTATATACAATAAGTTTTACCTTTTTCAAAAAAATAATTGTATGTATCAAAATCACCATCAAAATCAATCGAGCCATTGGCACTTGTATATAATGAATTTGATGGACTGAGAAAATGAATTTTTAATGTTTTGCTACAAGATTCATCCTCAAGTGAGGGTATCTCAATATCGATTGTACTTGGTAAAGAAGTTATTTCTTTGTAGATAGCACCTCCTACGCAACTTATATACACACTAGATAAATTTTCATTTTCTTTGGGCGTTAATGTATACTCAGTAGATTTTGGGTTAAAGAGAATGTCATGACAAGAACTTACATAAAGATTCTCAATATCATCGTATCGCATTATTCCAGACATTACGGGTGCATATTGAGGTAATACGTTTCCAATTCCTAATTGTCCTAATGTATTATCTCCCCATCCCCAAACTGTACCGTCATTTTTTAAAATCATTGTATGCAGGTCAAATATTGATACCTTTTTAACATCATTTATAAACTTTAGTTGTATAGGCGTGAAACCACCATAGTAGCGGTCTCCAATTCCAAGTCCACCAGTTATAGTATATCCCCATTCATATAAAATACCATCTTCTCTAATAGCTGCTGCATAATCTCGGCCAACAGAAAATTTAATAAATCGTTCACTTGGAGAACCTAATATCTGCGTAGGTATGCATATACCAACACCATCTTCTAATTGCATCCCAAGTAATCTATCTCTACTTCCCCATGCCCACAATGTTCCATCTTCCTTTAACGCAAACGAATTATCATCTCCTGCACCGATTGCTTTGATGTTCTGTAAATTAGGAATTTTTACGGGTAAATATTTCATATAATTATTTTCATCAGCAAACCCCTCAGAAATTCCCAATTGGCCACAGTAATTATTTCCAAACGCATATACATCTCCATTATCAAGTAAAAACATTGCATATCTATTGCCAGTGGCTATGTCTATTACTTTTCTATCAGGCGGTATTTCCTGTACCCTTACAGGATCAATTGATTCAAAGTAGTTGATGCCATTTCCAGTATAAGGTATAGTAGTATAATAATCCTTGCTGCTAACATATAATTTGCCGTCTTCTGTTAAATATTGCGTCACTTCGTAAAATCCCGATATTTTTTTGATATTAGCTAAATTAGGCACTTTTTCTACTGAAATGGTATCGCGATTAACTTTCCAGACAGTACCATCATTTTTAACTGCCAATAATCCAAGCTGACCTGTATAATAAATAGACTTTACATCAGACAAACCCTCAACCATAACCGGCGTCTTTTTAAATAGCCATGCTGTTCTATCTGACTTTAATGCTAAAGTGCATTGGTTTCCTGCGACAACATCAATATAATCTCCTGTATTTGGATAAATATTTATTGCATCATATCCTGAAGCATTAAAATGACCTGCCATAATTATAACATCAGCTATATTTATTACTTTATCCATATTCAAGTCATTCTTACTTGCAAATCCATCATCTGTAGATGTTTTTCCATAAGTCTTGGCAAGCTCAATTACATCAGACATATTAATTGCACCATCGCCAATAACTGCACTATTATTAGGATCAGTATTAATATCACCAGTCCACATCGCCACCGGTTCGTTTAAAGAACCAATTGTGATATTGGAGTTTATAGCTATAACTGAAGCATATCGTTTCAAATACCCAAGTTTACTTATTACTATTTTATAGTCCCCGCTAACTTCAGTTGAAAAGAGAAATTGAAAATAACCGCTTGGATCTGTCACTCCAGAGGCTGTTGTTCCTTCTATTTCAACTTTAAATCCAGCTTTAATATCTGAATTGCTCGAATTAACATCAGGTTTGATATAACCGCTTATTATATAATCTGAAAATGCTTCCAGCCTTACTCCCTTATCAACCTCAGCACTACTGCTGGTGACTGCTTGGGCATTTACAGGTAATTCCTCATTCACCACTAAAGTTTGATTCACATTACACTTTAAAGTATTGCCATACCAATCATAAAATGCTACTCCCTGTGTATTACCTGGCATTGATTGAGTGCTTTCAAACTGGATCTTTATTTGGTTCGTCTTGAGTACTTTAAATCTTACTATCGCCAAAGTACCTGTGCTTTCTGCTACACCATTTGCTCTATATCCATCAATGTTCATATAACAGGTTCCAAAATTCAGAATACCGCTATACAAGTTATTCATAGCACTTGGGAATGGTGAATACCTAGGATTTACCAGTATATTCCCATACATTGGATATGTGGAAACATCAAAAGGGGCATCAGTAAAATCTACAGGCATCAACACCGCAGGATCATACTTCAAGTTAACCTGATATCCTGCAAGGTTTGTGACTCTGTCTGCCCTGATGCTTACAGTTATGAAATCCCCCACATTCGCAGTGGACTTGTCCGATATCATCGATGCTTCACCAGCATTATCATCATAAACACTCAGTCTGTAGCTCTGGTTTTCGGAACTGCCCCAATAGGAATAAACCTTGACAAAATAAGTACCTGCTGCCAGCTGGCTTACAACCGACTCATCCGAATTACTTCCGGCAGTAGAACGTTCCACCTCTGTAAAATTGCCGTTTGAATATGTATATACCACTAAGTCATAATCCATACCGGAAGGTATATTTTGTAGCCTTATCCCTATATTTGTACTACTTGCCAATGAAAATTTGTAACAGTCAATATCATCCTGATTATCCAATGAAGCACTGATAGAGCTGTTAATACTTATCACAGGGTTATTCTGATTGTTAACATTATATATATCGTCATTAACTTCATACTGGTCTGGAGTATACACCCCTACTTTAAGCTCATATGTATCAGTTGAGCTTGAGCCTGTATAGGAATAAACCCTCACATAGTATTTTCCTGGAACTGTAATAATGGTTCCCAAGCTTTCATCCTGATTTCCTGAGCTATAAGATCCTCCAAGCAAGGAACCGCTGGAATTATAAACCTGCATGTCATAGTCACAGCCTGTTGGAATACTTTTCATCGTCATTGCCAGCTTGCCGACTTTTAATGTATCCAGTACAAACCAGTCTTCATCTGTGTTTATATTTATTGTAGGTGCTATTACAGTACTGTCCGACAGAGCTTTTGCTGTTTCCTTGCTGTCGTTTGGCTCAAAGCTATCTGGAGCCTTTTCCGCTGAGTACACCATGAGCTGATAGTTGTGATGGGCCGAGCTAGTATTGTATGTGTATGGCTGAATATCAATAAAATAAATTCCTGTTTTTGTGGCAGTAAAACTTATATTCTCATCATAGTTTGAGCCATTTACCGAATACCCTACATAGTTTAACACATCATCCAAAAGGCTTATATCATAGTCTTCTCCTGCTGCCATGCCTTTAAGGCTTATGGAGTATGTCTTTCCTGCTGTAAGGTTAATAGTATAAAAATCATGAGTAGTCCCATTGGCAGTACCGAAAACAGTACACTCGCCTATTGACTGAGCGGTTACTAAAGAGTGGTTTGAACCATTGTCCATTACATAGCTGAGGGTATTAACATCTTGTAGCCCAGACCTATATACAGATTCAACAATCGATAAAGGACTGACA contains the following coding sequences:
- a CDS encoding S8 family serine peptidase, coding for MLKRRLISAMLLAVLMTEIIIGSTTAYGMEFPIRQKIARTTSIPTAISSMTDEIKKKILEELGKMPSPTPTVLSQKMKNPEKFEELPRFASAATEGKKQQASISLADLQKSNEKKKDKTEIIVKYKDLNQKDQTLNKLRAKKPNVLFRSNQSSKRLKLDTIEVSDETQLSDAINELKKDPNVEYAQPNYKLDLMSEPTDDMFLDEWALKNSGQTINGQTGILGVDINAVNAWTITKGSDAVKVAIIDSGVDINHPDLAGAIYRNPNEQANGLDDDGNGYLNDYNGWNFTTNTNNVFDSESEDTHGTHIAGIIAAGMNNSGIVGVAPNVKLIPLKFISGNTGYTSDAISAIEYCQKIGVTIANLSWGGPNFNEALKDAMTNSSILFVVAAGNAGRSIDNNPVYPAAYDLPNMITVGSNDNKGQISTFSNFGSKVDIASPGSSILSTLPGNKYGYLSGTSMAAPFVTGTAALIKSNDGSLNAVEIKERILNNATKSTSLSGKVSTSGRLNAYAALINKAPEYESNPLPSETPTPQIPTDKSKEPQNVYDASLIGTGKTEKPLNVENNLFIDALINKGNSSTASENGIENLSINKMKGNFVSVSWTTEVEADSVVLYGSKAVLENKISYPELTTKHQVMLKLDNDQIFGFCKVVSTTKDGRIFESAVKESPNINDLGGEPVSPLSIVESVYRSGLQDVNTLSYVMDNGSNHSLVTAQSIGECTVFGTANGTTHDFYTINLTAGKTYSISLKGMAAGEDYDISLLDDVLNYVGYSVNGSNYDENISFTATKTGIYFIDIQPYTYNTSSAHHNYQLMVYSAEKAPDSFEPNDSKETAKALSDSTVIAPTININTDEDWFVLDTLKVGKLAMTMKSIPTGCDYDMQVYNSSGSLLGGSYSSGNQDESLGTIITVPGKYYVRVYSYTGSSSTDTYELKVGVYTPDQYEVNDDIYNVNNQNNPVISINSSISASLDNQDDIDCYKFSLASSTNIGIRLQNIPSGMDYDLVVYTYSNGNFTEVERSTAGSNSDESVVSQLAAGTYFVKVYSYWGSSENQSYRLSVYDDNAGEASMISDKSTANVGDFITVSIRADRVTNLAGYQVNLKYDPAVLMPVDFTDAPFDVSTYPMYGNILVNPRYSPFPSAMNNLYSGILNFGTCYMNIDGYRANGVAESTGTLAIVRFKVLKTNQIKIQFESTQSMPGNTQGVAFYDWYGNTLKCNVNQTLVVNEELPVNAQAVTSSSAEVDKGVRLEAFSDYIISGYIKPDVNSSNSDIKAGFKVEIEGTTASGVTDPSGYFQFLFSTEVSGDYKIVISKLGYLKRYASVIAINSNITIGSLNEPVAMWTGDINTDPNNSAVIGDGAINMSDVIELAKTYGKTSTDDGFASKNDLNMDKVINIADVIIMAGHFNASGYDAINIYPNTGDYIDVVAGNQCTLALKSDRTAWLFKKTPVMVEGLSDVKSIYYTGQLGLLAVKNDGTVWKVNRDTISVEKVPNLANIKKISGFYEVTQYLTEDGKLYVSSKDYYTTIPYTGNGINYFESIDPVRVQEIPPDRKVIDIATGNRYAMFLLDNGDVYAFGNNYCGQLGISEGFADENNYMKYLPVKIPNLQNIKAIGAGDDNSFALKEDGTLWAWGSRDRLLGMQLEDGVGICIPTQILGSPSERFIKFSVGRDYAAAIREDGILYEWGYTITGGLGIGDRYYGGFTPIQLKFINDVKKVSIFDLHTMILKNDGTVWGWGDNTLGQLGIGNVLPQYAPVMSGIMRYDDIENLYVSSCHDILFNPKSTEYTLTPKENENLSSVYISCVGGAIYKEITSLPSTIDIEIPSLEDESCSKTLKIHFLSPSNSLYTSANGSIDFDGDFDTYNYFFEKGKTYCIYSTGNTDTYLDIRGYSYEILDSNDDSDEDSNFYITFSPEETAYYRLVVRHYNEENGTGEYTICISDTIKTPLTPGQAYLTDLVAEWGGDYTRTGDTALVTIGDYSGTFDSTNSTIINREIVVTLTQFYNTLSQLVNIQQNNEIYLTPDNSVIDLANYKDDDNKTMGNVTRLQEVLKALGCWVNPDGTIYKGATTGCYVNVTRASVERFKKLFMDSNPNETDVGLKTSTELTEYRKMYWLDRKNVKPEGVKVREYIDARLKDKLGGTYTIGYKDGFVTISRFGQQPENLVISRMTNIESKCYAQVRYIRWAVDNYLRVTQGLVDLVTTKQNMEKLMSPNTALYNGGGRFVVTNIRNSAGQLDAYWDNNFNTAVKNFIEASKLWDAYAALKSFEDKALFLKHWTNLDLIKDNIYLNPAPLEWYKRMPSPPEIDLVYGKITPNNKEKCKSASDYYMNFIYVTDRVRNWQSPTLGMKDVWLQLQYGISGEDKGGILGGIFDGIIGTPAETVSGIFSGIQAVVRDPLAAANGISFLYKAALTPLPYFPNEKILLVKMIYEMAKAYAEEFSKADSYEKGKTIGRAIGFVLTFFVSEITVAKVAIQMIGQLKEAQVLTSILSKAFKPGAVASDVAKAMKSAAGYVGMVKNIISTKVENLFVEAKRILKYTDYYEFETMEGLRFRIPKSQIDASKLDEIDDIATKMAKKVFNKNSADPFRDVLGAGLHSHPDEWNDIISKIQQAGGKVRYSDNGTMAYSPGSQGIPGEIIIDRNASFSALRHEYQHFLDDMASGWSGRRIMYEDFKERIMWELRAYMQEIKEADRLGLQEVSKQLWENYLAERFDLISRIMPIY